The proteins below are encoded in one region of Oncorhynchus clarkii lewisi isolate Uvic-CL-2024 chromosome 33, UVic_Ocla_1.0, whole genome shotgun sequence:
- the LOC139392829 gene encoding small ribosomal subunit protein uS17m isoform X2, whose translation MQKTAKVRVTRLVLDPYLLKYYNKRKTYFAHDALQQCTVGDIVLLKALAERRSRHVKHELAEIVYKVGNVVDPLTGKRVAGSEFLECLTDPPHSLEQECPTLTEKLQELNISAATSSGATLVSSSTTTP comes from the exons ATGCAGAAGACAGCAAAAGTTAGAGTCACCAGACTGGTTCTGGACCCGTACCTGCTCAAG TACTACAACAAGAGAAAGACCTACTTCGCCCACGATGCCTTGCAGCAGTGCACCGTGGGAGATATAGTCCTTCTGAAGGCCCTTGCTGAGCGCAGGTCGAGACATGTGAAACATGAACTGGCGGAGATCGTCTACAAGGTGGGCAACGTGGTGGACCCCCTGACAGGGAAGAGGGTGGCGGGGAGCGAGTTTCTAGAGTGCCTCACTGACCCCCCACACAGTCTGGAGCAGGAGTGTCCGACGCTAACAGAGAAATTACAGGAACTCAACATCTCTGCTGCTACCTCTTCAGGTGCAACCTTGGTCTCATCATCCACAACCACACCTTGA
- the LOC139392829 gene encoding small ribosomal subunit protein uS17m isoform X1 → MSVKQASVHAKWIIGRVIGTKMQKTAKVRVTRLVLDPYLLKYYNKRKTYFAHDALQQCTVGDIVLLKALAERRSRHVKHELAEIVYKVGNVVDPLTGKRVAGSEFLECLTDPPHSLEQECPTLTEKLQELNISAATSSGATLVSSSTTTP, encoded by the exons ATGTCTGTAAAACAGGCTTCAGTCCATGCTAAATGGATCATCGGCAGAGTGATCGGGACCAAGATGCAGAAGACAGCAAAAGTTAGAGTCACCAGACTGGTTCTGGACCCGTACCTGCTCAAG TACTACAACAAGAGAAAGACCTACTTCGCCCACGATGCCTTGCAGCAGTGCACCGTGGGAGATATAGTCCTTCTGAAGGCCCTTGCTGAGCGCAGGTCGAGACATGTGAAACATGAACTGGCGGAGATCGTCTACAAGGTGGGCAACGTGGTGGACCCCCTGACAGGGAAGAGGGTGGCGGGGAGCGAGTTTCTAGAGTGCCTCACTGACCCCCCACACAGTCTGGAGCAGGAGTGTCCGACGCTAACAGAGAAATTACAGGAACTCAACATCTCTGCTGCTACCTCTTCAGGTGCAACCTTGGTCTCATCATCCACAACCACACCTTGA